In Legionella cardiaca, a genomic segment contains:
- a CDS encoding class I SAM-dependent methyltransferase, with product MSLKAMYNEIAGHYATADRFGSISQSHRAAIAQIKREHLGLRPHYKVLDFGVGNGAFLQKLQEFMPDADFTGIDISAEMLTHARKALPLTTIEASATEASHYLPHHSQDLVLAHFINAYIPIHTLFDEADLLTRSNGYFSLITTTYESFPVAQHYLANFISQGSLLSSVVGHYYKALVKNTTVASGLDELMHVFTQHQFQVVRHERLYIPIVLENIDELIKFGIEGTWFLNSLTIRMLPKNFLLHRLKRLFSQIFTFPYHDTHIIDVILAKK from the coding sequence GTGTCCTTAAAGGCCATGTATAATGAAATTGCGGGCCATTATGCCACCGCGGATCGATTTGGCTCGATAAGTCAAAGTCATCGCGCAGCAATAGCACAAATCAAACGAGAGCATTTAGGGTTAAGACCACATTATAAGGTACTCGATTTCGGGGTAGGTAATGGGGCATTTTTACAAAAACTCCAAGAATTTATGCCCGACGCTGATTTTACAGGGATTGATATTTCCGCAGAAATGTTAACCCATGCACGTAAAGCCCTACCCTTAACAACAATAGAAGCAAGTGCTACAGAGGCGAGTCACTATCTTCCGCATCACAGTCAAGATTTGGTGCTGGCTCATTTTATTAATGCGTATATTCCCATTCACACATTATTTGATGAGGCCGACTTGTTAACGCGCTCAAATGGTTATTTCTCCTTAATCACCACTACCTATGAGTCATTTCCAGTAGCTCAGCATTATTTAGCAAATTTTATTTCCCAAGGCAGTTTATTAAGCTCAGTTGTAGGTCACTATTACAAAGCATTAGTTAAAAATACGACGGTGGCTTCCGGTCTTGATGAGCTTATGCATGTTTTTACCCAACATCAATTCCAAGTGGTTCGCCATGAGCGATTATATATACCTATCGTTCTGGAAAATATCGACGAACTGATAAAATTTGGCATTGAAGGCACCTGGTTTTTAAATAGTCTTACCATCAGAATGCTACCTAAGAATTTTTTGTTACACCGCTTGAAACGACTTTTTAGTCAAATCTTTACCTTCCCTTATCACGATACTCACATTATTGACGTTATATTAGCTAAAAAATAA